AATGATGGACCATCTCCAGGATCCAGCTGTGTGTCCATGAAGAGTAACCACTCCATGCTTCAGCCCCCTTATCTCAATGATGGACCATCTCCAGGATCCAGTTGTGTGTCCATGAAGAGTAACCAATCCATGCTTCAGTCCCCTTATCTCAATGATGGACCATCTCCAGGATCCAGCTGTGTGTCCATGAAGAGTAACCACTCCATGCTTCAGCCCCCTTATCTCAGTGATGGAGCATCTCCAGGATCCAGCTGTGTGTCCATGAAGAGTAACCAATCCATGCTTCAGCCCCCTTATCTCAATGATGGACCATCTCCAGGATCCAGCTTTGTGTCTATGAAGAGTAACCAATCCATGCTTCAGCCCCCTTATCTCAATGATGGACCATCTCCAGGATCCAGCTGTGTGTCCATGAAGAGTAACCACTCCATGCTTCAGCCCCCTTATCTCAATGATGGACCATCTCCAGGATCCAGCTTTGTGTCTATGAAAAGTAACCACTCCGTGCTTCAGCCCCCGTATCTCAGTGATGGACCATCTCCAGGATCCAGCTGTGTGTCTATGAAGAGTAACCAATCCATGCTTCAGTCCCCTTATCTCAATGATGGACCATCTCCAGGATCCAGCTGTGTGTCCATGAAGAGTAACCACTCCATGCTTCAGTCCCCTTATCTCAATGATGGACCATCTCCAGGATCCAGCTGTGTGTCCATGAAGAGTAACCACTCCATGCTTCAGCCCCCTTATCTCAGAGATGGAGCATCTCCAGGATCCAGCTTTGTGTCTATGAAGAGTAACCAATCCATGCTTCAGCCCCCTTATCTCAATGATGGACCATCTCCAGGATCCAGCTGTGTGTCTATGAAGAGTAACCACTCCATGCTTCAGCCCCCTTATCTCAGTGATGGAGCATCTCCAGGATCCAGCTGTGTGTCTATGAAGAGTAACCAATCCATGCTTCAGCCCCCTTATCTCAATGATGGACCATCTCCAGGATCCAGCTGTGTGTCTATGAAGAGTAACCAATCCATGCTTCAGCCCCCTTATCTCAATGATGGACCATCTCCAGGATCCAGCTGTGTGTCTATGAAGAGTAACCACTCCATGCTTCAGCCCCCTTATCTCAGTGATGGAGCATCTCCAGGATCCAGCTGTGTGTCTATGAAGAGTAACCACTCCATGCTTCAGCCCCCTTATCTCAATGATGGACCATCTCCAGGATCCAGCTGTGTGTCTATGAAGAGTAACCACTCCATGCTTCAGCCCCCTTATCTCAGTGATGGAGCATCTCCAGGATCCAGCTGTGTGTCTATGAAGAGTAACCAATCCATGCTTCAGTCCCCTTATCTCAATGATGGACCATCTCCAGGATCCAGCTGTGTGTCCATAAAGAGTAACCACTCCATGCTTCAGCCCCCTTATCTCAATGATGGACCTGCTCTGACCTCTGACTCTGTGTGAGTATCATGAATttggatgtttttttgtttttttttaaccctttgatgcatacaatcacaccggtgtgatcagtcttggctggTCCCTGGAgtgtacgatcacaccggtgtgattagaacgttcagcgCATCACATGAttaactgccaaattcaaatgtgcgtgcaTGCTTTAGCTGGTGCTAACCAGAGACGGACGTGCACAGCACATTTCATTTATCACatttatgcagtgttttcaaccacataatgtttattttaggtttcgaacatttaaatacacatgagtactgacaaaacaatacatttagagtttgtaaaatacacactgatgtctatagaagcggaaataacaaccctttccattataattagacgatacattttattcataacagatacacattgtgaaagtaaccTAAAAGCTCTATTCTTCTCCAGTTCGTTGGCTCAcgtactttcatgtatttcgggagaagtggatgAATTCACATGTTGTAAATCCAGCAGATCTGATTCTCTGTGCGGCGCAAACTAACATAAACTCAACTAACGCGGTCGTTATAAAGGGGTTTAAATGGCGAACGTTAaacccaacactgcacattttttgACGcctctcttatctgacacaccAATCTGTGGTCTTgagccgcttttccactgtcgggccaaaCAATAAGGAATGGTTCCAGTTACATTTCCACTTGAGCTTGGTAACTTGCTGGTAGAATACATGTAGTGACGTTGCCACTCAGGATTGGTCATTTGTCTAATTCCTGGCTACCAGTTTCTCTGTACCTAACTAAGTGTGATATTTGAGGGatgtaaacacaaattaataataaaattaaaagaaatatccaTTCATCCTCCATAATGCAGTCATTGTTTACATCTCATATCATCTGTAAACACTTGTGTTACCAAGGCAATGACTGTCGCATTTGTATTGCATTCCAAAGAGTGGCCGTTATCAGTCTCACAGTGTAAAATGAAACtatctattttattttgataacgAACAGACTGCGATTTCAAGTTAGCAATGCAATAACTGATATGTTGTGTGTGCGCGATCACTTAAATTCCTTCCTTTTATCAGTGTAAACGGCTTAAAATATTCGGTCATttatggtcatacagataagagtaagacattattttaaactgtaaaggGTCTAATAAATGTACTGGAGCAGACAGATAATATGCAAAGAaactatctaaaatatttatttctttttctcagaattatcagcaggaagagaaagagagcagcATCTCCTTTACAACCCCCTGATCTCAGTAATGAAGCAGTGCCCTTTGACCCTCTGTGAgtatattaatgtaaagtgagaCATTCAACACAAGAACACTGAATGTACACAGAAACAACAAAAAGGAAATGgttctgattttattttattcctgCAATAAAGTTCTTGtagaccaaaaaaataaataaatcatatactGAAATCATGTTCtcttttttaataacaaataaaacacaGATACATAAATCATGATGTAAAGAAAGAGTCTGTAGGGCCTTTGTTAAATGCAGTTGCTTTAAGTGTTTTTAAATGCTTCCCTGCCActtcttttttaaatgtctctatgacatttttttgtcacatgGTTTTTCTGTATCAACGTTATTTTGACAGTAATCAAGAAATCAGTTAGACAatacattaattatattttagtcTATTAATTGTACACTTCTTTCTAAATGTGGTTGTTGTATAATTTCATATATAGGATCATTTAACATAatagacatttaaatatgttctTTATTTTGATAAAGGTATTTTCTCTTTGTTTTGTCTTTATGTTCTTCTTAATGTCTTTTCAGTGGTGGGAGAGCTGACCAGATCAGATATGTGTCCTGTCAGACCTTCACATCATCCTCCTGTCAGAAACACATCAGTCATCATGACACAGAAGCAGCTCTGCAGCtcgattctcaccaaccagtgcATGAAGATCTGCAGAGAGTCAAAGACCAGCACAAAACCAGCATGAAGAACAGATATGAGAGCGTATTTGAGGGAGTCAAACTACAAGAGCATCAGACCCTCCTGAACAGGATTTACACACAGCTGTACATCATAGAGGGAGAGAGTGAAGGTGTGAATGAAGAACATGAGGTGCTACAGATGGAGAAAAGTTACAAGACACTCCAAGACACTCCAATAAACTGCAATGACATCTTTGATCCTTCACCTGAACCAGGATATGAGGAGAAGAGCAGAGAGAAGAAAGACAAAATCAAGACTGTTCTTACTAAAGGCATCGCTGGAATTGGAAAAACCGTCTCTGTGCAGAAGTTCATTCTGGACTGGGCCGAGGGAAAAGCCAATCAGGATGTAGATTTCATGTTTGTGCTTCCATTTAGAGAGCTGAACTTAATTAAAGATCATCAATACAGTCTTCACAGACTTCTGCTGGACTTTCATCCTGAACTTCAACATCTGGACTCAAAGATGTATGATGAGTGTACAGTTGTGttcatctttgatggtctggatgAAAGCAGAATTACATTGATGTTTTCCGAAGGTGAGAAAGTTTCTGGTGTGACTGAGACTTCATCAGTTGGTGTGTTGATGTCAAACCTCTTGAAAGGAGATCTGcttccctctgctctcatctggatcaccaccagaccagcagcagccaatcagatcccCTCAAAATACATCAACCGTGTAACAGAAATTCAGGGATTCAATGACCCTCAGAAGGAGGAATATTTCAGGAAGAGAATCAGTGATGAGGATCAAGCCAGCAGAATCATCTCACACATCAGAAAAGCAAGAAGCCTCCACATCATGTGCCACATACCCGTCTTCTGCTGGATCTCAGCCACTGTGCTTCAAAACATCCTGAAACAAGATCTCAGTGCAGAAATCCCtcaaactctgactgaaatgtaCATACACTTCCTCctcattcaaataaaaatgaggAAC
The window above is part of the Chanodichthys erythropterus isolate Z2021 chromosome 3, ASM2448905v1, whole genome shotgun sequence genome. Proteins encoded here:
- the LOC137017951 gene encoding uncharacterized protein encodes the protein MSGYVREEDSVHTQREASPGFSCVSMKSNHSMLQPPYLSDGPSPGSSCVSMKSNHSMLQPPYLNDGPSPGSSCVSMKSNHSMLQPPYLNDGPSPGSSCVSMKSNQSMLQSPYLNDGPSPGSSCVSMKSNHSMLQPPYLSDGASPGSSCVSMKSNQSMLQPPYLNDGPSPGSSFVSMKSNQSMLQPPYLNDGPSPGSSCVSMKSNHSMLQPPYLNDGPSPGSSFVSMKSNHSVLQPPYLSDGPSPGSSCVSMKSNQSMLQSPYLNDGPSPGSSCVSMKSNHSMLQSPYLNDGPSPGSSCVSMKSNHSMLQPPYLRDGASPGSSFVSMKSNQSMLQPPYLNDGPSPGSSCVSMKSNHSMLQPPYLSDGASPGSSCVSMKSNQSMLQPPYLNDGPSPGSSCVSMKSNQSMLQPPYLNDGPSPGSSCVSMKSNHSMLQPPYLSDGASPGSSCVSMKSNHSMLQPPYLNDGPSPGSSCVSMKSNHSMLQPPYLSDGASPGSSCVSMKSNQSMLQSPYLNDGPSPGSSCVSIKSNHSMLQPPYLNDGPALTSDSVIISRKRKRAASPLQPPDLSNEAVPFDPLGGRADQIRYVSCQTFTSSSCQKHISHHDTEAALQLDSHQPVHEDLQRVKDQHKTSMKNRYESVFEGVKLQEHQTLLNRIYTQLYIIEGESEGVNEEHEVLQMEKSYKTLQDTPINCNDIFDPSPEPGYEEKSREKKDKIKTVLTKGIAGIGKTVSVQKFILDWAEGKANQDVDFMFVLPFRELNLIKDHQYSLHRLLLDFHPELQHLDSKMYDECTVVFIFDGLDESRITLMFSEGEKVSGVTETSSVGVLMSNLLKGDLLPSALIWITTRPAAANQIPSKYINRVTEIQGFNDPQKEEYFRKRISDEDQASRIISHIRKARSLHIMCHIPVFCWISATVLQNILKQDLSAEIPQTLTEMYIHFLLIQIKMRNQKYEEIDPENLLQSNRDVIVKLAELAFNQLVKGNVMFYEEDLRESGIDVTDASVYSGICTEIFREESVIYHRKVYSFVHLSFQEFFAGLYVFFCYLHKNIEVLKMFLAEKSTILPGNVPLDELLKGAMNNALESKNGHLDLFLRFLHGISLESNQRLLQDLLIHTENNPESIKKIIQNLKRGQQNNVSPERWMNLSHCLIEMQDNSIVKEMQQFLNSKTKRKNLSLAQCSTLANMILMSEEALDELYLYRYNIKSKEGRWRLLPAMRNCRKAILAYCNLPDQHCEIVASALQLSNSPLRELDLSNNHLQYLGSKLLSAGLKSPNCQLHILRLSGCMMTDEGCAALASALSSNLSHLRELDLSNNDLQDLGVKLLCIGLKNPNCQLMILRLSGCMVTEEGCAALASALSSNPSHLRELDLSYNHPGESGKKLLSESLKHLDKLNVDHGGEFRMTAGLQKYACDLTLDPNTVNRRLVLSEENRKVTNVGQNQSYPDHPERFDYPQVLCGETLTGRCYWEAEWSGDYTVISVAYKGIQRKGVSGDCLFGWNEKSWSLECSDHGFTVRHNNKETVISSAPVSKRAGVFVDVSAGTLSFYSVSDTHTLTLTHLHTFTHTFTDQPLCAGFTLYNSSVSLCHIKQH